The proteins below are encoded in one region of Limnochorda pilosa:
- a CDS encoding carbohydrate ABC transporter permease, which produces MKLTSLTARGRNYRETMLLVVLIGLTSVFLLPLAWTVLTSLKLHKDIFTYPPKWVFQPTLENYAYVLQRSEYLKYMLNSAAVSLSSAGFSVLIGAMAAYAFTRFRIRASNHLLLWILSLRMIPPIAVVVPFYLMAIRSGLYDTRVGLAIVLLTVNLPIAVWLQLSYIREIPIELEEAAMVDGSSRLGAFLRIVLPLEAPGLFATFIMCLIFSWNEFPLSLILTSQQARTLPVSMLSWDTQRGLLWGYMMSASVMAVAPILLLTAVIQKYLVRGLTLGGVKE; this is translated from the coding sequence ATGAAACTGACGTCCCTGACGGCCCGCGGCCGGAACTACCGAGAGACAATGCTCCTCGTGGTGCTCATCGGGCTCACGTCCGTCTTCCTGCTGCCTTTGGCCTGGACCGTGCTGACGTCCTTGAAGCTCCACAAGGACATCTTCACGTACCCGCCCAAGTGGGTCTTCCAGCCCACCCTCGAGAACTACGCTTACGTGCTCCAGCGAAGTGAGTACCTGAAGTACATGCTGAACAGCGCCGCCGTGAGCCTTTCCTCCGCCGGTTTCAGCGTGCTGATCGGGGCGATGGCCGCCTATGCGTTCACGCGCTTCCGCATTCGCGCCTCCAACCACCTCCTCCTGTGGATCCTGTCGCTGCGGATGATTCCGCCCATCGCCGTCGTGGTCCCCTTCTACCTGATGGCGATCCGCTCGGGCCTGTACGATACGCGGGTGGGCCTGGCCATCGTGCTCCTCACGGTCAACCTTCCTATCGCGGTCTGGCTCCAGCTTAGCTACATCCGGGAGATCCCGATCGAGCTCGAGGAAGCCGCCATGGTGGACGGGAGTTCCCGACTCGGAGCATTTCTTCGGATCGTGCTTCCCCTGGAGGCGCCGGGGCTCTTCGCCACGTTCATCATGTGCCTCATCTTCTCGTGGAACGAGTTTCCGCTCTCCCTGATCCTGACGAGCCAGCAGGCCAGGACCCTCCCCGTGAGCATGCTTTCCTGGGACACTCAGCGCGGCCTGCTGTGGGGATACATGATGTCCGCAAGCGTGATGGCCGTGGCGCCGATCCTGCTACTCACGGCCGTCATCCAGAAATACCTGGTCAGGGGGTTGACGCTGGGAGGGGTAAAGGAGTAA
- a CDS encoding GntR family transcriptional regulator, whose protein sequence is MEPILGALVSRKEQVTDLLRAYVAQMPSGERLPSEPELARRLGVSRGTLREAVSALEAGGLLLRRHGIGTFVVKRRAEVQSGLERLRGIPNIIRSDGRTPGVSNQSVTRIQVPGSVGEHLRLPEGAEAILVTQTYLADRIPVVHALTYIPPMRELGEVFAYLEQACRRPEPIVLFDVLEAQFGQPVRYAVADVAAVGATAPMSTALHVEEGCPLLLLEETHYTADDVPVLHSLDYLRSDAFRMFVIRERKAPLAAPRPKDRMRASTVVSQASRTVVAGESTSVDTPAGAMEGETQHGT, encoded by the coding sequence GTGGAGCCGATACTGGGTGCACTCGTCTCCCGCAAGGAGCAGGTCACCGACCTCCTGCGTGCCTATGTGGCCCAGATGCCAAGCGGGGAGAGACTTCCGTCAGAGCCGGAGCTCGCCCGCCGCCTCGGGGTCAGTCGAGGTACGCTTCGCGAGGCGGTGAGCGCGCTGGAGGCGGGCGGGCTGCTCTTGCGGCGGCACGGGATCGGCACGTTCGTCGTGAAGAGGCGCGCCGAAGTCCAGAGCGGGCTTGAGCGCCTCCGCGGGATTCCGAACATCATCCGATCGGATGGGCGTACCCCAGGCGTCTCCAACCAATCGGTGACCCGTATCCAGGTCCCCGGCTCCGTCGGAGAGCACCTTCGGCTGCCCGAAGGTGCGGAGGCGATCCTGGTCACTCAAACGTACCTGGCTGACCGAATCCCCGTGGTCCACGCCCTGACCTACATACCGCCCATGAGGGAACTGGGCGAAGTGTTCGCGTATCTTGAGCAGGCCTGCCGGCGGCCAGAACCCATCGTCCTCTTCGATGTCCTGGAGGCACAGTTCGGGCAACCGGTCCGGTACGCCGTCGCAGACGTTGCGGCCGTCGGCGCAACTGCTCCGATGAGCACCGCCCTTCACGTGGAGGAAGGGTGTCCTTTGCTCCTCCTCGAGGAGACGCACTACACGGCGGATGACGTTCCGGTCCTTCATTCGCTGGACTATCTCCGCTCCGACGCGTTCCGCATGTTCGTCATCAGGGAGCGGAAGGCTCCGCTCGCTGCCCCGCGGCCGAAGGATCGAATGCGCGCGTCGACGGTCGTGTCGCAGGCGTCTCGCACCGTCGTCGCTGGAGAGAGTACCTCGGTTGATACGCCGGCCGGAGCCATGGAAGGGGAGACCCAGCATGGAACATGA
- a CDS encoding carbohydrate ABC transporter permease, translated as MHLEHRALRTALERFTRRSQASTGMVLVAPVLLILIVVNLYPALYQIYISFTSYRLGSPLQSFVGLSNYGRLLQDPRFWESLRITLAFLVYTIPAQLALGLLFALLLNASRHRKYFLPFLLLPVVTTPVVVGYMFQYMFREDYGLISYFMRLLHVFPGFNLTANPSTVVPALALVDIWEWTPFVMIVLLAGLQSLPLSVYEAARVDGASPWATFRHVTLPLLRNQFLVALLFRTVDGLRIFDIIHSMTRGGPGTSSESLSIYLQVAGFKFGDLGYAAAMGMVLLIIGVTLANAYLRLIGNQLTGKV; from the coding sequence ATGCATCTTGAACACCGAGCCCTTCGAACCGCGCTGGAACGGTTCACCCGACGATCCCAGGCTTCGACCGGTATGGTCCTCGTGGCACCGGTGCTGCTCATCCTGATCGTCGTCAACCTGTACCCGGCGTTGTACCAGATCTACATCAGCTTTACCTCGTACCGCCTGGGCTCGCCTTTGCAGTCCTTCGTGGGCCTGTCGAACTACGGGCGCCTCTTGCAGGACCCGCGGTTTTGGGAGTCTTTGAGGATCACCCTGGCGTTCCTGGTGTACACCATCCCGGCGCAACTGGCACTCGGGCTCCTCTTTGCACTGCTCCTCAACGCGTCGCGGCACCGCAAGTATTTCCTGCCGTTCCTCCTCCTTCCAGTGGTGACGACGCCGGTGGTCGTGGGCTACATGTTTCAGTACATGTTTCGGGAGGACTACGGCCTGATCTCGTACTTCATGAGGCTCTTGCATGTCTTCCCGGGCTTCAACCTGACCGCGAACCCGAGTACGGTCGTACCTGCACTGGCCCTCGTCGACATCTGGGAGTGGACGCCATTCGTCATGATCGTCCTCCTGGCCGGGCTGCAGTCGCTGCCATTGAGCGTCTACGAGGCGGCGCGGGTGGACGGCGCCAGCCCCTGGGCCACGTTCAGGCATGTGACCCTGCCGTTGCTACGAAATCAGTTCCTGGTCGCCCTCCTCTTCCGCACCGTCGATGGGCTTCGCATTTTCGATATCATCCACTCCATGACCCGAGGCGGACCCGGCACCAGCAGCGAAAGCCTGAGCATCTACCTCCAAGTGGCCGGCTTCAAGTTCGGCGATCTGGGTTATGCCGCCGCGATGGGCATGGTCTTGCTCATCATCGGCGTGACGCTGGCGAACGCCTACCTCAGGCTCATCGGGAATCAACTGACGGGGAAGGTCTGA
- a CDS encoding ROK family transcriptional regulator, whose protein sequence is MRDGMPGRPATQATLHQMNRAAVVRLIRQHGPVSRVQLSRLARLSKPTVSAVVTELLQEGLVREIGPGASAMGRKPILVEFASDSGVVVGVDLGVTKIRCMVADLDGTILRSTHHDLESVDAEAVLGSLVSCIGDALQGDHARLRTIVVGVPGVHEPRSGRVRLSPNLPRWGDIAVLSPLERAFQVPVILENDVNLAAIGEWSYGSARGFQNSIYVNLGAGLGAGIILDGRLYRGANGASGEIGFVLLDDPSTAPLDMAQGQLEGRAGGVAMRERALALLREPGSEGSKLASLDSGELSAKAVFDAAREGDALAASVVQDVASRLTRALVSMCVLFDPEILVLGGGLTRAGDILLRPITEGLRLYCPYPPQVTLSELEGDAEVRGAIAVAVQHVARVIEEPVD, encoded by the coding sequence GTGAGGGACGGCATGCCCGGAAGGCCCGCCACCCAGGCCACGCTCCACCAGATGAACCGCGCGGCGGTCGTCAGGCTCATCCGCCAGCACGGACCTGTGTCGCGCGTCCAGTTGTCGCGCCTGGCACGCCTGAGCAAGCCAACCGTTTCCGCCGTTGTCACCGAGCTCCTTCAGGAGGGGCTCGTCCGCGAGATCGGACCGGGGGCGTCCGCCATGGGTCGGAAGCCTATCCTGGTCGAATTCGCGTCGGACTCCGGGGTCGTCGTGGGCGTCGACCTGGGGGTCACCAAGATTCGCTGCATGGTCGCCGACCTTGACGGAACCATCCTTCGCTCGACGCACCACGACCTCGAGTCGGTCGATGCCGAGGCAGTCCTTGGCTCGCTCGTCTCCTGCATCGGCGACGCTCTACAAGGCGACCACGCGCGGCTGCGAACCATCGTGGTCGGCGTACCGGGCGTCCACGAACCGCGATCAGGTCGGGTGCGCCTGTCACCCAACCTGCCGCGCTGGGGCGATATCGCGGTGCTCTCGCCCCTCGAGAGGGCGTTCCAGGTACCGGTCATCCTCGAAAACGACGTCAACCTTGCAGCCATAGGCGAGTGGAGCTACGGGTCGGCCCGGGGCTTTCAGAACAGCATCTACGTCAACCTGGGCGCTGGGTTGGGCGCGGGCATCATCCTCGACGGGCGTCTCTACCGAGGTGCGAACGGCGCATCGGGGGAGATCGGATTCGTTCTCCTGGACGATCCCTCGACCGCTCCCCTGGACATGGCTCAGGGCCAGCTCGAAGGACGGGCCGGGGGCGTTGCCATGCGTGAGAGGGCGCTGGCGTTGCTCAGGGAGCCAGGCAGCGAGGGTTCGAAGCTGGCCAGTCTGGACTCCGGCGAGCTCTCGGCCAAGGCGGTCTTTGACGCGGCTCGGGAAGGCGACGCCCTCGCCGCCAGCGTGGTGCAGGACGTGGCGTCCCGCCTCACGCGGGCGCTGGTCTCCATGTGCGTGCTCTTCGATCCGGAGATTCTCGTCCTGGGCGGAGGGTTGACCCGCGCGGGAGACATCCTTTTGCGACCCATTACAGAGGGGCTCAGGCTCTATTGCCCTTATCCTCCGCAGGTCACCTTGTCCGAGCTGGAGGGGGACGCCGAGGTGCGCGGAGCCATCGCCGTCGCGGTCCAACATGTCGCGCGGGTGATCGAGGAGCCGGTGGACTGA
- a CDS encoding methylated-DNA--[protein]-cysteine S-methyltransferase, whose translation MNHSPAAVTEALYLTQVETPLGPMVAGATAQGLCLLEFGSEHEVEEQAGRVQQLFGAPPVEGPNPHLETLQEELARYFAGQLREFSLPLVYSGTPFQRQVWDQLRRIPYGETRSYEDIAIAVRNPKAVRAVGRANGLNPIAIVIPCHRVVNKSGRLGGYGGGLGRKEYLLRLERSTLS comes from the coding sequence ATGAACCATTCGCCGGCCGCGGTAACCGAAGCGCTGTACCTGACCCAGGTGGAGACGCCCCTGGGCCCCATGGTGGCCGGAGCCACCGCGCAGGGTCTCTGCCTGCTGGAGTTCGGAAGCGAGCACGAGGTGGAGGAGCAGGCTGGCAGGGTGCAACAGCTCTTCGGCGCGCCCCCGGTGGAAGGTCCCAACCCCCACCTCGAGACCCTGCAGGAGGAGCTGGCCCGGTACTTTGCCGGCCAGCTCCGCGAGTTCTCGCTGCCGCTCGTCTACTCCGGTACCCCGTTTCAGCGCCAGGTCTGGGACCAGCTTCGACGGATCCCCTATGGCGAGACGCGTTCCTACGAGGACATCGCCATCGCAGTGAGGAACCCGAAGGCGGTACGGGCCGTCGGGCGCGCGAACGGCCTCAACCCCATCGCCATCGTCATTCCCTGCCACCGGGTGGTCAACAAGAGCGGCCGGCTGGGTGGGTACGGAGGTGGGCTGGGACGCAAGGAGTACCTCCTCCGCTTGGAGCGGTCAACCCTCAGCTGA
- a CDS encoding N-acetylglucosamine kinase, producing MQLVLGVDGGGTKTRAVLVDARGNLLGSCDGGPSNLQNVGEDGVRRVLRAVIEGTVRKAGTKIEAVGAIAMGAGGLDTDHDRRAYDRILDDLLPAGVQRVLVNDAIIALYSGTRGAPGVVIVAGTGSIVAGHDARGNEVRVGGWGYLGGDEGSAFDIGRSGLAAALQAEDGRGEFTLMGDLLCRRYGVDSVRNLLPMIHSYSTPQRLIASLALVVDEAAVQGDRLARSILKRAAGELIRAASTGLGRLGLTGADARVVLVGGVFCSDLVRSAVMEGMRERVPGVQVVVPEVEPVAGAVMIALRQLGRVLDDEVYRNLTLWASSPMNPVDKEEEVRTAGSRQAPSHRDGIVGHHTLG from the coding sequence GTGCAGTTGGTCCTCGGTGTGGACGGAGGCGGGACAAAGACTCGGGCAGTCCTCGTGGACGCCCGTGGAAACCTGCTCGGCTCCTGCGATGGAGGACCTTCCAACCTCCAGAACGTCGGGGAGGATGGGGTTCGCCGGGTTCTGCGGGCCGTCATCGAAGGCACGGTCAGGAAGGCCGGGACGAAGATCGAAGCGGTGGGTGCGATCGCCATGGGAGCAGGCGGCCTCGACACCGACCATGATCGGCGCGCCTACGACCGGATCTTGGATGATTTGCTCCCGGCCGGGGTTCAACGGGTGCTGGTCAACGACGCGATCATCGCGCTCTACAGCGGCACACGAGGTGCCCCTGGTGTGGTGATCGTGGCCGGGACGGGATCCATCGTCGCAGGGCACGACGCCCGGGGCAACGAGGTCCGCGTGGGCGGATGGGGCTACCTGGGGGGAGACGAAGGCAGTGCCTTCGACATCGGTCGGAGTGGGCTCGCAGCCGCGCTACAGGCCGAGGACGGCAGGGGTGAGTTCACCCTCATGGGAGATCTTCTCTGCCGCCGGTACGGTGTCGACTCGGTCCGCAACCTGCTGCCCATGATCCATTCCTACAGTACTCCCCAGCGGTTGATCGCGAGCCTCGCCCTGGTCGTGGACGAGGCGGCGGTCCAGGGGGATCGCCTGGCCCGATCGATTCTGAAGCGGGCCGCGGGCGAGCTGATTCGCGCCGCCAGTACCGGGCTTGGGCGACTCGGCCTTACGGGGGCGGACGCCCGGGTCGTACTGGTCGGTGGTGTCTTCTGCTCAGACCTTGTTCGCTCGGCCGTGATGGAGGGGATGCGCGAGCGCGTGCCCGGGGTCCAGGTTGTCGTTCCGGAGGTCGAGCCCGTGGCGGGAGCCGTCATGATCGCCCTCCGCCAGCTCGGCCGCGTCCTTGACGACGAGGTGTACCGCAACCTGACGCTCTGGGCTTCTTCCCCGATGAACCCCGTCGACAAGGAAGAGGAGGTGAGAACCGCAGGGAGCCGACAGGCTCCAAGCCATCGAGACGGCATAGTCGGGCATCACACGTTGGGCTGA
- a CDS encoding nucleoside phosphorylase has product MEHEHIADRVDYRLPTGLEGTLQYHIQCRPGDVASIAIVPGDQGRVPKFVQHLERVREVANNRGLISYTGLYHGVPVTVTSTGMGGPSAAIVYEELANLGVRVLIRVGSVAGLQPEVAEGENVIPYACIRDDGATAYYVPENYPAVASPRVFQALTTAAEEAAFTFHTGINWSHSAFYHRNPEYYQRWARKRVVSMEMEAAALFVIAALRGVEAGFIGTCYANRAEQSRGDAVDLSVESPQREVIQEGVERSIIIALNAAESLGTRL; this is encoded by the coding sequence ATGGAACATGAGCATATCGCAGATCGCGTCGACTACCGCCTCCCGACTGGGTTGGAGGGCACGTTGCAGTACCACATCCAATGTCGGCCCGGGGACGTGGCTTCCATCGCCATCGTTCCGGGAGACCAGGGCAGGGTTCCCAAGTTCGTGCAGCACCTGGAGCGTGTGCGAGAGGTTGCCAACAACCGAGGGTTGATCTCCTACACCGGCCTGTACCACGGAGTGCCCGTCACCGTGACCTCCACTGGGATGGGGGGCCCCTCAGCGGCCATCGTCTATGAAGAACTGGCCAACCTCGGTGTCAGGGTCCTGATTCGTGTGGGCAGCGTGGCCGGATTACAGCCGGAGGTCGCGGAAGGGGAGAACGTCATTCCCTATGCATGCATCCGTGATGACGGTGCCACGGCCTACTACGTTCCGGAGAACTATCCTGCCGTCGCCTCGCCTCGCGTCTTCCAGGCTCTGACCACCGCAGCCGAGGAGGCCGCGTTCACCTTTCACACGGGCATCAACTGGAGCCACTCGGCCTTCTACCACCGAAACCCTGAATACTATCAGCGATGGGCCCGGAAGCGGGTCGTCAGCATGGAGATGGAGGCAGCGGCCCTCTTCGTGATCGCAGCCCTGCGAGGCGTCGAAGCGGGCTTCATCGGTACGTGCTACGCCAACCGGGCTGAGCAATCTCGCGGCGATGCGGTGGATCTTTCGGTCGAATCGCCGCAGAGGGAGGTGATTCAGGAAGGGGTGGAACGCAGCATCATCATCGCGCTGAATGCGGCGGAATCGCTTGGGACGAGGCTGTGA
- a CDS encoding ABC transporter substrate-binding protein, with amino-acid sequence MRLSRAITSLTLAVTVLMGVALAPGSVEAAKVTVNVAVTVGPNANAARAIEPIFEERYPDIDVNVVEIPWTDIYHMQILDFMARRGNYDLVMQSTSFFGEYVLSGFLEPLGPYFQREDLIDRDAFNLDDFNPEVLAGVGSYDGELYALPYMYFPQVMVYREDLMERIGMDVPTTFQEYRQVVEALDALPGMHGTSVIGIKGGAGGNVYAWGPYLFSFGGYYVDTEGRPTFNSPEAVAALEYYVDLYKYSPSEAINMGTDQVTSAFGAGDIGIMLMDGDNAGALLDPGYTDLHDQVRFAPVPAGPSGEGIPLLGAWSWGISKYSRHKDEAFKVLTFFLGNDPEVTSTFVKHGIHPRLSVLRTFGEEYPNYGVVAEELAHVRTVPVIPNWQQIEDALGNAISKAILGQLSPREALDQAQRVAESLSR; translated from the coding sequence GTGAGACTGTCCCGTGCCATTACGAGCTTGACCCTCGCAGTGACCGTACTCATGGGGGTCGCTCTCGCGCCCGGTAGTGTCGAGGCGGCGAAGGTGACGGTCAATGTTGCGGTCACTGTGGGTCCGAATGCCAACGCCGCCCGGGCCATCGAACCGATCTTCGAGGAGCGGTACCCGGACATCGACGTGAACGTCGTCGAGATCCCGTGGACGGACATCTACCACATGCAGATCCTGGACTTCATGGCGCGCCGCGGCAACTACGACCTCGTGATGCAGAGCACGTCCTTCTTTGGTGAATACGTGCTGAGCGGCTTCCTGGAACCGCTTGGTCCCTACTTCCAGCGTGAAGACCTCATCGACCGAGACGCGTTCAACCTCGACGACTTCAACCCCGAGGTCCTGGCGGGGGTGGGGTCGTACGACGGCGAGCTCTACGCCCTTCCCTACATGTATTTCCCCCAGGTGATGGTCTATCGCGAGGATCTGATGGAGCGCATCGGCATGGACGTCCCCACCACCTTCCAGGAGTACCGCCAGGTGGTCGAAGCGCTGGACGCCCTTCCCGGCATGCACGGAACCTCGGTGATCGGCATCAAGGGCGGCGCCGGCGGCAACGTCTACGCGTGGGGGCCGTACCTCTTCAGCTTCGGCGGGTACTACGTGGACACGGAGGGCCGGCCCACGTTCAACTCCCCCGAGGCGGTCGCGGCCCTGGAGTACTATGTGGATCTCTACAAGTACTCCCCATCGGAAGCCATCAACATGGGAACGGACCAGGTGACCAGCGCCTTCGGAGCCGGTGACATCGGAATCATGCTGATGGACGGCGACAACGCCGGCGCCCTTCTGGATCCCGGGTACACGGATCTCCACGACCAGGTGCGCTTCGCGCCGGTACCGGCTGGACCCTCAGGTGAAGGCATCCCCCTGCTGGGCGCCTGGAGCTGGGGCATCAGTAAGTACTCCCGTCACAAGGACGAGGCGTTCAAGGTGCTCACCTTCTTCCTCGGCAACGACCCCGAGGTCACGAGCACCTTCGTCAAGCATGGCATCCACCCGCGGCTCTCCGTGCTTCGCACGTTCGGCGAGGAGTACCCGAATTACGGCGTGGTTGCGGAGGAACTCGCCCACGTGCGAACCGTGCCCGTCATCCCGAACTGGCAGCAGATCGAGGACGCGCTGGGGAACGCCATCTCCAAGGCCATCCTGGGTCAGCTCTCTCCCAGGGAGGCCCTGGACCAGGCACAGCGTGTCGCCGAATCCCTCTCTCGATGA
- a CDS encoding alanine racemase, with product MFLNAIQQRNPGLVRAAVDLHQAGKLPPNTWVFDLDTIAHNADILAAAARKHGLTTYVMTKQNARNPMVSLVAIKRGLYKTVAVDIQGAKIMHRYGVPIGHIGHLNQIPRCDVEFALRAEPDVITIYSVDAAEVISAKAKALGRHQDLLLRVVGPKDLFFEGQEGGILEQDLDDAVRRIRALPNVSIAGVTSFPCMRYNPTADIPVEPTPNFHTIVRAAQRMREMGIDVKQINAPGNTSSQTFPILAEHGATHVEPGHGLLGTTPNHAFKDSLPELPAYVYLTEVSHFVNQQAYTFGGGFWSDIYDPSFVSSAFVGRTGDEALQNVVRSVPKKQIIDYHGALEDISRCRIGDSVVFGFRTQMQMTRSHVAVVAGISTGSPEVVGLFNHAGTMVTFDWDVIPTPEARERIQQVVGRY from the coding sequence ATGTTCCTCAATGCCATCCAACAGAGGAACCCTGGTCTGGTCAGAGCTGCCGTAGACCTCCACCAAGCCGGGAAGCTCCCCCCCAATACCTGGGTCTTCGACCTGGACACCATTGCGCACAACGCGGACATCCTCGCCGCAGCGGCACGGAAGCATGGGCTTACGACCTACGTCATGACCAAGCAGAACGCTCGGAACCCGATGGTCAGCCTGGTCGCCATCAAGCGTGGGCTGTACAAGACCGTGGCCGTCGACATCCAGGGTGCCAAGATCATGCACCGGTACGGCGTCCCCATCGGGCACATAGGCCACCTCAACCAGATCCCGCGCTGCGACGTCGAGTTCGCCCTCAGGGCGGAACCGGACGTCATCACCATCTACAGCGTGGACGCGGCAGAGGTGATCTCGGCAAAGGCGAAGGCTTTGGGGAGGCACCAGGACCTCTTGCTGCGCGTCGTCGGACCCAAGGACCTCTTCTTCGAGGGACAGGAAGGAGGTATCCTCGAACAGGATCTTGACGACGCCGTCCGCCGCATTCGAGCCCTGCCCAACGTGTCCATCGCGGGTGTTACCTCCTTCCCCTGCATGCGTTACAACCCGACCGCCGACATTCCCGTGGAGCCGACCCCGAACTTCCACACGATCGTGCGGGCCGCCCAAAGGATGCGCGAGATGGGGATCGACGTGAAGCAGATCAACGCCCCGGGAAACACTTCGAGCCAAACCTTCCCTATCCTCGCCGAGCATGGCGCCACGCACGTCGAGCCGGGGCACGGGCTGCTCGGCACGACCCCGAATCATGCCTTCAAGGATTCACTGCCCGAGTTGCCGGCCTATGTCTACCTCACCGAAGTCAGCCACTTCGTCAATCAACAGGCCTACACGTTCGGAGGCGGGTTCTGGTCCGACATCTACGATCCGTCTTTCGTCTCCAGCGCCTTCGTCGGCCGCACTGGAGACGAGGCGCTTCAGAACGTCGTCCGTTCAGTCCCCAAGAAGCAGATCATCGACTACCACGGTGCGCTGGAGGACATCTCCCGCTGCCGCATCGGCGACTCGGTGGTTTTCGGCTTCCGCACGCAGATGCAGATGACCCGTTCCCACGTGGCGGTGGTCGCGGGCATATCCACCGGGAGCCCTGAGGTGGTGGGCCTCTTCAACCACGCGGGGACCATGGTCACCTTCGACTGGGACGTGATCCCCACCCCAGAGGCCAGGGAGCGCATCCAGCAGGTCGTCGGCCGCTACTGA
- a CDS encoding GntR family transcriptional regulator: MSQERRAVLGKVQAVNRSQLVYDALVSAILDGRLPQGSWLRELRLAEDLGVSSTPVREALTRLINDGLAEHLPGRGVRVVRLDRRDIAEVYDLRAALECLAVRLCVASRSPEDVSRLSRLLEEMNEVRRRGKIAEYRRRHMEWHGVIMAIAGNHRLQEAFARIQLHVDLLVSTTVDAPGEPDRSAREHQEILREIAAGNAHQAETLMYAHIQSAKDELLEKYSDAEPPKGR; this comes from the coding sequence ATGAGCCAAGAGAGGCGAGCGGTCCTGGGTAAGGTCCAGGCCGTCAATCGAAGCCAGTTGGTCTACGACGCGCTCGTCTCCGCGATTCTCGACGGCCGGCTTCCCCAGGGCAGCTGGCTGCGGGAGCTCCGGCTCGCCGAGGACCTCGGCGTGAGCAGCACTCCCGTACGAGAGGCCCTGACCCGGCTGATCAACGACGGGCTCGCGGAGCACCTTCCCGGCCGGGGGGTGCGGGTGGTGCGCCTCGACCGCCGCGACATCGCCGAAGTCTACGACCTTCGCGCGGCGCTGGAGTGCCTGGCCGTGCGGCTGTGCGTCGCGTCCCGCAGCCCCGAGGACGTTTCGCGGCTGAGCAGGCTTCTGGAGGAGATGAACGAGGTCCGCAGGAGGGGCAAGATCGCGGAGTACCGCCGACGTCACATGGAGTGGCACGGGGTCATCATGGCCATTGCCGGCAACCATCGCCTCCAGGAGGCCTTCGCCCGCATCCAGCTCCACGTGGATCTGCTGGTGTCGACGACGGTCGACGCCCCCGGTGAGCCTGATCGCTCCGCCCGCGAGCATCAGGAGATCCTGCGGGAGATCGCGGCGGGAAACGCCCACCAGGCTGAGACGTTGATGTACGCGCACATTCAGAGCGCGAAGGACGAGCTGTTGGAGAAGTACTCCGACGCGGAGCCTCCAAAGGGGCGCTGA